The following proteins are co-located in the Acidobacteriota bacterium genome:
- a CDS encoding VTT domain-containing protein, with protein MEWIQQIFATVYNVPELIRWGGYVGLFGIVFAETGLLVGFFLPGDSLLVTAGLFAATGELDITLLVLSLCVAAIVGDAVGYAIGWRSGQALYNRKESFFFRREHLVRTRAFYEKHGGKTIIIARFMPIVRTFAPVVAGVGGMTYRRFATFNVVGAILWVVSMTMTGYLLARAVPNIDRHIHIVVAVVIALSLLPGLIAYLRERRVPTT; from the coding sequence TTGGAGTGGATTCAGCAGATCTTCGCGACGGTCTACAACGTCCCCGAGCTCATCCGCTGGGGCGGGTATGTCGGCCTATTCGGGATCGTCTTCGCGGAGACGGGGCTCCTCGTGGGCTTCTTCCTCCCGGGTGATTCGCTCCTCGTGACCGCGGGGCTCTTCGCCGCGACGGGTGAGCTCGACATCACGCTCCTCGTCCTCTCGCTCTGCGTCGCGGCGATCGTCGGCGACGCCGTCGGCTACGCGATCGGATGGCGATCCGGCCAGGCGCTGTACAACCGGAAGGAGTCGTTCTTCTTCCGCCGCGAGCACCTGGTGAGGACGCGCGCTTTCTACGAGAAGCACGGCGGCAAGACGATCATCATCGCGCGCTTCATGCCCATCGTCCGCACCTTCGCGCCGGTCGTCGCGGGGGTCGGCGGCATGACCTACCGACGCTTCGCCACCTTCAACGTCGTCGGCGCCATCCTCTGGGTCGTGAGCATGACGATGACCGGCTATCTCCTCGCGCGCGCCGTCCCGAACATCGATCGCCACATCCACATCGTGGTCGCCGTCGTCATCGCCCTCTCCCTCCTCCCCGGCCTCATCGCCTACCTCCGCGAACGCCGCGTTCCGACCACCTGA